A region of Vitis vinifera cultivar Pinot Noir 40024 chromosome 13, ASM3070453v1 DNA encodes the following proteins:
- the LOC100241117 gene encoding uncharacterized protein LOC100241117 codes for MEEKEKSKKKKQKHQHPNDQTTKPSSDFAFKLSSEVKGLRFGGQFIVKSFTIRRARPLELLKVLSFPPTNHHKDKTKAKLPFPSTTAFLPTNFTILAHHAWHTLTLGLGTKKSKVLLFVFESENLKVAVDRVWPPEIPLGEVNKKLIRGLTGYEMARFKFRKGCITFYVYAVRRVGNLGFSCADDLRTILQSVVELKDFLDHTAMLAMPHQRSIAFAPPVAMAH; via the coding sequence ATGGAAGAGAAGGAGAAGagcaagaagaagaagcaaaaaCACCAACACCCCAATGATCAAACCACCAAACCCTCATCAGATTTTGCCTTCAAGCTCAGCTCAGAAGTAAAGGGTCTCCGATTTGGGGGTCAGTTCATCGTAAAATCATTCACAATCCGGCGAGCGAGGCCTCTGGAGCTCCTCAAAGTCCTCTCTTTCCCACCCACCAATCACCACAAAGATAAAACCAAAGCCAAACTCCCTTTTCCTTCAACCACAGCTTTCTTGCCTACAAACTTCACAATCTTAGCTCACCATGCATGGCACACCCTCACACTGGGCCTTGGCACCAAGAAATCTAAGGTCCTTCTCTTTGTCTTTGAATCGGAGAACTTGAAGGTGGCTGTGGACCGTGTGTGGCCGCCGGAGATTCCTCTCGGAGAAGTGAACAAGAAGCTGATTAGAGGGCTGACAGGCTATGAAATGGCTCGGTTTAAGTTCAGAAAAGGGTGCATCACTTTCTACGTTTATGCAGTTCGACGAGTAGGTAACTTGGGCTTCTCATGCGCTGATGATCTGAGAACAATTCTTCAGTCAGTGGTCGAGCTCAAGGATTTCTTGGATCACACTGCTATGCTTGCCATGCCTCACCAGAGAAGCATTGCCTTTGCACCTCCGGTGGCCATGGCTCACTAG
- the LOC100261575 gene encoding uncharacterized protein LOC100261575 has product MGWLWIITELLVIAVTFAALGLGFAIIFESFRRRHNNAHVESGNAVFEDPNSLKQVPCPNISDPAEKYISLIIPAFNEELRLPGALDETMNYLQQRAAKDKSFSYEVVIVDDGSADGTNRVAFDFVKKYTIDNVRVILLGRNYGKGEAIRQGMLHSRGELLLMLDADGATKVTDLEKLENQIHVVAMKEIQFGDSATGDSSLRISDIPLAAFGSRAHLEEKALATRKWYRNFLMKGFHVVVLLTAGPGIRDTQCGFKMFTRAAARKLFTNIRLKRWCFDVELVYLCKWFGIPMIEISVNWSEIPGSKVNPLSIPNMLWELALMSAGYRTGMWKIST; this is encoded by the exons ATGGGATGGCTGTGGATCATCACGGAACTTTTGGTCATTGCTGTGACCTTTGCGGCTTTAGGATTAGGGTTTGCTATAATCTTCGAGTCGTTCAGGAGAAGACACAACAATGC TCATGTTGAATCTGGTAATGCAGTATTCGAAGATCCAAATTCTTTGAAGCAG GTTCCTTGTCCTAATATTTCTGATCCTGCTGAGAAGTATATATCTTTGATAATTCCTGCATTCAATGAAGAGCTTAGACTTCCTGGAGCGCTTGATGAAACCATGAA TTATCTTCAACAACGTGCAGCCAAGGATAAGTCATTTTCTTATGAG GTGGTGATTGTCGATGATGGAAGTGCTGATGGGACAAACAGAGTAGCTTTTGACTTTGTAAAAAAATACACAATAGACAATGTTAGGGTTATACTTCTTGGAAGAAATTATGGTAAAGGAGAAGCTATAAGACAA GGGATGCTTCATTCACGTGGTGAACTACTTCTGATGCTGGATGCTGATGGGGCAACCAAGGTTACTGACCTAGAAAAACTTGAAAATCAG ATTCACGTAGTTGCCATGAAAGAAATTCAGTTTGGAGATTCAGCAACTGGCGATTCAAGTTTAAGAATTTCTGATATTCCACTTGCTGCATTTGGTTCTCGTGCTCATCTTGAGGAGAAAGCTCTGGCTACA AGGAAGTGGTACCGCAATTTTTTAATGAAGGGTTTCCATGTTGTGGTTCTCTTAACTGCTGGTCCTGGAATTCGGGATACACAG TGTGGTTTTAAGATGTTTACTAGGGCGGCTGCCCGAAAGCTTTTCACAAACATCCGCTTGAAAAG GTGGTGCTTTGATGTTGAGTTAGTCTATCTATGCAAATGGTTTGGTATTCCAATGATTGAGATATCTGTAAATTGGTCTGAGATTCCTGGTTCTAAGGTGAATCCATTAAGCATTCCCAACATGCTTTGGGAGCTTGCACTCATGTCTGCTGGATATAGGACTGGTATGTGGAAAATTTCTACCTga